A genomic segment from Apium graveolens cultivar Ventura unplaced genomic scaffold, ASM990537v1 ctg4450, whole genome shotgun sequence encodes:
- the LOC141701844 gene encoding protein CHROMATIN REMODELING 19, which yields MKRQFHEISDDEWDQVDFNPSTFLNKPSSKTLTQPPPIESFSYKPPDDADDDCVDITEKVYKESLEDDDFDEAPKSKAPARAGRRFVIEDDEDEWSGDVAVERKDKEVIEVDDDEEFEFEVEDDDDDEVEEELGFGDEGNEIDVVDKALVKCGRISEELKRELYGTSNVACERYAEVESSSVRIVTQEHINEACEAEMEDEEGFKPILKPYQIVGVNFLMFMYRKKIAGAILADEMGLGKTIQAITYLTLLKHLENDPGPHLIVCPASVLENWERELTKWCPSFNVLQYHGAARSQYQKELSSLAKGGVILPFNVILVCYSLFERHSEQQKDDRKILKRLRWSCVLMDEAHALKDKSSYRWKNLMSVARNANQRIMLTGTPLQNDLHELWSLLEFMLPDLFETGDVDLKKLLNTEDSELITRMKSILGPFILRRLKSDVMQQLVPKIQKVNYVVMDRQQVDAYKEAIEEYRAASHARMSKSAAAKSNYVALPKRQINNYFVQFRKIANHPLLVRRIYNDEDVVRFAKKLHPKGVFGFECTLERVIEELKSYNDFSIHQLLLYHDIADKKGVLSDEHVMFSAKCRELAKLLPSLHHGGHRVLIFSQWTSMLDILEWALEIIGVSYRRLDGSTQVTDRQTIVDTFNNNTSIFACLLSTRAGGQGLNLTGADTVIIHDMDFNPQIDRQAEDRCHRIGQTKPVTIYRLVTKDTVDENIYEIAKRKLILDAAVLESGVEVEKEEIHEKTMGEILSKLLLGEDPR from the exons ATGAAGCGCCAATTTCACGAAATCTCCGATGATGAATGGGACCAAGTTGATTTCAATCCTTCTACGTTTCTCAACAAGCCTTCTTCAAAAACCCTAACTCAACCTCCTCCAATTGAATCCTTCTCTTACAAGCCTCCTGATGACGCAGACGACGATTGCGTTGACATTACTGAGAAAGTGTACAAAGAGAGCTTGGAGGATGATGATTTCGATGAGGCGCCCAAGAGTAAAGCTCCGGCTCGCGCAGGTCGGAGATTCGTGATTGAAGATGATGAGGATGAGTGGAGTGGCGACGTGGCGGTGGAGAGAAAGGATAAGGAAGTGATTGAGGTTGATGATGATGAGGAGTTTGAGTTTGAGGTggaggatgatgatgatgatgaggtgGAGGAGGAGTTAGGGTTTGGTGATGAGGGGAATGAGATTGATGTTGTCGATAAAGCATTGGTGAAGTGTGGGAGGATATCGGAGGAGTTGAAGAGAGAGTTGTATGGGACGAGTAATGTCGCATGTGAGAGGTATGCGGAGGTGGAGAGCTCGTCGGTTAGGATTGTTACTCAG GAGCATATTAATGAGGCGTGTGAGGCAGAAATGGAGGATGAGGAGGGGTTTAAGCCGATTTTGAAGCCATATCAGATTGTTGGAGTTAACTTTCTTATGTTTATGTATAGGAAAAAGATTGCGGGAG CAATATTGGCTGATGAAATGGGTCTCGGAAAGACAATTCAG gCTATAACATATCTTACTTTACTGAAGCATTTGGAAAATGATCCTGGTCCGCATTTAATTGTATGCCCTGCATCTGTTTTGGAAAACTGGGAAAGAGAGCTGACAAAGTGGTGCCCTTCATTTAATGTTCTCCAATACCATGGAGCTGCACGGTCACAATATCAAAAAGAGTTAAGCTCTCTGGCAAAAGGTGGTGTTATACTACCATTTAATGTGATTCTCGTGTGTTATTCACTTTTTGAACGTCACAG TGAACAACAGAAAGATGACCGCAAAATTCTAAAACGTTTGCGATGGAGTTGTGTGCTGATGGACGAGGCTCATGCTCTGAAGGATAAAAGCAGCTATAGGTGGAAAAATCTTATGTCTGTTGCACGAAATGCGAATCAGCGTATCATGCTTACTGGGACACCATTACAAAATGATTTACAT GAACTATGGTCACTGTTAGAGTTTATGCTGCCCGACCTTTTTGAAACCGGAGATGTTGATTTGAAAAAACTTTTGAATACAGAAGATAGTGAATTGATTACTCGAATGAAGTCTATATTGGGACCATTCATCCTCAGGAGACTAAAATCAGATGTGATGCAGCAACTAGTTCCTAAGATACAAAAG GTCAACTACGTTGTCATGGATAGGCAACAAGTTGATGCTTATAAAGAAGCTATTGAGGAGTATCGTGCAGCTTCACATGCTCGCATGTCCAAGTCTGCGGCTGCGAAGTCCAACTATGTTGCCCTTCCAAAGCGCCAAATCAACAATTATTTTGTTCAGTTTCGCAAG ATTGCTAATCATCCTCTACTAGTTAGGCGGATTTACAATGACGAGGATGTTGTTCGTTTTGCTAAAAAGTTACATCCGAAAGGTGTATTTGGCTTTGAATGTACACTGGAGAGAGTAATCGAGGAGCTCAAAAGTTACAATGACTTCTCTATCCACCAG CTTTTGCTTTATCATGATATCGCAGATAAGAAAGGAGTTCTATCTGATGAGCATGTTATGTTCTCAGCAAAATGTCGG GAATTAGCAAAGCTTCTACCATCATTACATCATGGCGGGCATCGGGTTCTGATCTTTAGCCAGTGGACGTCAATGCTTGATATCTTGGAGTGGGCATTAGAAATAATTGGTGTTTCTTACAGGCGACTTGATGGAAG CACACAGGTGACCGATAGACAAACAATTGTTGATACGTTCAACAATAATACTTCAATATTTGCATGCTTGCTGTCTACGAGGGCTGGAGGACAGGGTTTGAACCTGACTGGAGCTGATACTGTTATAATACATGACATGGATTTCAATCCACAAATTGATCGGCAAGCTGAAGATCGCTGCCATCGTATTGGTCAAACAAAACCAGTTACAATATACAG GCTGGTGACCAAGGATACGGTTGACGAGAATATATATGAGATTGCAAAACGCAAACTCATTCTGGATGCTGCTGTGCTGGAATCTGGAGTAGAAGTAGAGAAAGAAGAGATCCATGAGAAAACAATGGGCGAAATATTATCAAAATTGTTGCTCGGAGAAGATCCTCGATAA